From Synergistes jonesii:
TATCATGGTCGGCGCCTATATGCGCACGAGCGACAGCTCGAAGGCCGCCGCAGCCGCCGAGCGCTGCATGGAACTCTGCTTCCTCGGCGACGACAGGGACCGTCCGGCGGGAGGGCTGACGATAGGAAACAAAAAGCGCCTGGAGGTGGCGCGCGCCCTCGCGACGGGGCCGGAGCTGCTGCTTTTAGACGAGGCCGTCGCGGGGCTCACTTCGACCGAGATCAAAGAAATGGTCGAGGTCATCGTCCGCCTGCGCAGGGAGGGTATAACGATACTGATGGTCGAACATATAATGGAGGCGATAATGCCGATAGCCGATAAAATAGTGGTGCTCGCGTCCGGCAAAAAAATCGCCGAAGGCGCTCCGGCGGATATAGTCAAAGACCCCGTCGTCACCACGGCGTATTTCGGCGAAAAATTCAGCAAGAGGCTCAAAGAACGGAAGGAGGGTGCGTGATGGCTGCGATGCTTGAAGTCAAAGACATTCACTGCTCCTACGACCACGTCCCGGTGATACAGGGCGTCTCTCTTGAAGTCAACGAAGGAGAGATAGTCGCGATACTCGGCGCTAACGGCGCCGGAAAATCCACGACGATGCGCACGATCGCCGGGCTGATGCATCCGACTTCCGGTTCGATAACATTCAACGGCATTGATATAACGAAGATGCCGGCTTCGTCGAGCATAAAGCGTGGGCTCAGCTACGTCCCGGAGGGGCGCAGGCTCTTTGCGAAGCTGACCGTGCGCGAGAACCTCGAGCTCGGCGCCTTTACGAGCGCTGACAGGACGGGCGTCGCCGAACGCCTCGAAGAGATGTTCGAACTCTTCCCGATACTGAAAAGCCGCGCCGCGCAGACGGCGGAGACGATGAGCGGCGGAGAGCAGCAGATGTGCGCTATAGCGCGCGGGCTTATGTCGCGCCCTAAGCTCATCATGCTCGACGAACTTTCGCTCGGCCTTCAGCCGAGTCTCGTCGAGAAGGTATTCGAAACGGTGAGGGAGATAAGAAAGCGCGGCGTGACGATCCTTCTGGTCGAACAGATGGTGCAGGAGGCCCTTGAAATATCCGACCGCGGCTACGTGCTTCAGACCGGCCGCATCGTCCATCAGGGCACGGCGAAGGAGCTCCTGAACTCCGACGAGGTGCGCAGGGCCTACATGGGCATGTGACCCCCGCCTACAATCGTAAATGAAATACCCCCGGCTCCGCCGGGGGGCGTTATTATTGCGCTATGCCCTTTCGAAGCAGTCGGCGCAGAGGAATTCTCCGTCCTTCACCCTCAGCCACGGCTCGGCCGTGAGCTCGCCGCAGCGCGCGCACTTTTGCGAGCGGTATATCTCCGCTGGCGGAGGCGTCTCTATCTTCGCCCTCTGGACGTCGAAAATTTCTTCGCTCTCCGCCTCGCGCATGAATTTTCTTTTTTCTTCCTTAGAGGCGAAGGCACGCTCTTTCAAGATTATCCTGAAGGACTTTCCGCTCTTCCTGTCGAAAAAGGTGAAGGCCTGCTTGCCGCGCAGCCTGAAAATCAGATTCCCCTTGCCGGCCGTGCAGCTGAGCAGCGCCTGAATTGCGTCCACTCCGCAGGCGTCGTTTTCCGTGACGCAGACGATTTCCTCGTCCTCCGACGGAGCTTCTATCCCGAACTGTTCCATAGCGCAGAGCGCGGCGCGAAAGCCGAGCAGCAGCCCGCCGCATTCGTGCCCGTGGAATTCTATGCACTTTCTGTATAAAAGCTCTCGCTCCATTTTTCTTCCCCCTTACGAAAGCAATTATACAGAAAACGGGCGAAGGATGACAATTTGCAAAGTTCTGATATTGGATGTAAACTCATTAAGCTTAATAAAATCTGTATGTGAAGTGGAGTCTGAATCATGAAGGAAGACATTTTTTCCAAATCGCTCGATATGCACAGGAAGCTTCGCGGCAAGCTCGACATACGCTGCCGCAAAGATATAGAGAATGTGCGGGATCTGGCGCTCGTCTACACGCCCGGCGTCGCCGAGCCGTGCCGCGCGATAGCGCGCGATGAAAACGAGCTGTGGAACGTCACGATAAAAAACAATCTCGTCGCGGTCGTCACGGACGGCACGGCGGTGCTCGGGCTCGGAGACATCGGCCCCGCCGCGTCGATGCCGGTGATGGAGGGCAAGAGCTGCCTATTCAAGCGTTTCGCCGGAATAGATTCGATTCCGCTCGCGATATCTACGAAGGACGTCAACGAATTTGTGAACGTCGTTTCAAAGATCGCCGTCTCCTTCGGCGGAATAAATCTTGAGGACATCTCCGCGCCGCGCTGCTTCGAAATAGAAAGCCGTCTTCAGCAGGAGCTCGACATACCGGTCTTCCACGACGATCAGCACGGCACCGCGGTGATAGCTCTCGCGGCTTATAAAAACGCGCTGCGCCTGACGGGGCGTTCACTTGCCGGCTCAAGGCTTGTGATAAACGGCGCCGGCGCGGCCGGAAGCTCGATAGCGCGCTACTTCCTCGCGGCCGGCGTTGAAGACATCATAATGTGCGACGTGAACGGCGCGCTCTGCGAAGGATACCCGCAAGGGCTTAACCCGGCGCAGGTAGAGCTTTCGAAGGTCACCAACCCCGAGAAGAAGCGCGGAGGCCTCGCCGACGTGATAAAGGGGGCCGACGCTTTCCTCGGCGTCTCGCGCCCCGGCCTCCTGACGGGCGACATGGTGCGCTCTATGGCGAAGGAGCCGGTCGTTTTCGCGATGGCGAACCCGACGCCTGAAATATTCCCCGACGAAGCCTTCGCGGCCGGAGCCGCGGTCGTCGCGACCGGCAGGAGCGACTTCCCGAACCAGGTCAACAACTGCCTCGGATTTCCTGGAATATTCCGCGGCGCCCTCGACGTGCGCGCACGCCGCATAAACGAAGAGATGAAACTCGCCGCTTCCGAGGCCCTGGCTTCGCTCGTAACGGACGCTGAACTGTCTAAGGACTATATAATCCCCTCCGCGCTTGACGAACGCGTCGTTCCGGCCGTCGCGCGCGCCGTAGCGGAGGCCGCGCGGCGCACCGGAGCCGCGAGGCTGTAGCGGTGCGCGAAATGTTTCTTCAGAAGGACGAAGCTTTTCAGCTGCTGGCCGACTTCGGCTCGCCGCTTTACGTCTACAGCGAGGGCATCCTTCGCGAACGCTGCGGAGAACTTCTGGAAGCGTTCGAAGGCCGCATAAAGCCGAGCTTTTCGGCAAAGGCTAATTCCAACCTCCACCTTCTGCGCATCATACGCGAAGAGGGCATAGGCGCCGACGCCGTCAGCCCCGGCGAAATATTTATCCTTGAGCGCGCCGGCTTTGAGAGCGGCGAAATATTTTACATCTGCAACAACGCGTCGGAGGAGGAGCTCCGCTTCGCGATCGACCGCGACATACTCGTCAGCGTCGATTCCCTGTCGCAGCTTGAGACCTTCGGACGCATAAACAGGGGCGGCAGCGTCGCCCTGCGCATAAACCCGGGCGTCGGCGCGGGGCACTGCGACAAGGTCGTCACGGCCGGGTGCGGCACAAAATTCGGCATAGACCCCGCTTGCTGCGGCGAAGCGAAAAAAATCATTGCGAAATATGAGCTGAAGCTCATCGGGATCAACCAGCACATCGGCTCTCTTTTCCTTGACGCGGGGCCCTACGTTAAGGCGGCCGGTATATTGCTTTCCATCGTTCTCAAACACTTCCCCGGGCTCGACTTTGTAGATTTCGGCGGCGGCTTCGGCGTGCCTTACAAAGAAGGCGAACGGAGGCTCGACTTCGGCGCCCTGCGCGACGGCCTCTTCCCGCTGATGGATTCCTTCGTCGAGCGCTACGACAATAAATACGTGCATTTCAAATGCGAGCCGGGGCGCTATATAGCCGCTGAGTGCGGCCTTCTGCTCGGCACCGTGAACGCTGTGAAGGAAAGCTTCGGGAAACGCTACGTCGGCACCGACCTCGGCTTCAACGTGCTGATGCGCCGCGTGCTCTACAACTCCTATCACGAGGCGCGCCTGCTCAGGAGGGGTGCGGCGGTGCAGCGCTCCGCGGTTCTCGCCGACGTCGTCGGCGACATCTGCGAGAGCGGCGACGTTATCGCCGAATCACGCCCCGTCGGCGACGCGCGCAAGGGCGACGTTATCGCGGTAGAAAACGCCGGCGCCTACGGCTATTCGATGGCGTCGAACTACAACAGCCGCATGCGCCCCGCCGAAGTCCTCATGACGCAGCGCGGCGAGTTCAAGCTGATACGAGCCGCCGATACCCTTGAAAGCCTGCTGGCGAATTTCTGACGCGCAGCGCTTTAGAAAAAAATTTATAAAAATCCGCCGTTTCCTATGGGAACGGCGGATTTTACGCACTTTGGAAAGCTGCGTTTATCTGATCGAACAGACGCTCCCTCCCGACGTCACCGCGATGATGCGCTCCGCCGTGACAGCCGGCGCGGCTACGACGTCGCCGTCGAGCGGAACGCTCCAGCTGACGCTGCCGCTGCCCGCGTCGAGCTCGTAAAGGCTGTCACTGTTGGAGCCTATATAAATTTTGTCTCCGAGCGCCGCCGCCGACGAGAAAACGGAAGCGCCGGTGTCGACCTTCCAAAGCTCCGCGCCGCTGTTCGCGTCGACCGCGGTGACCTTGCCGGAGATGTCGCCGAATATGACCCTGCCGTTATGTACGAGAGGCGAGGACTCTATCTGAGCCTTCGCGTCGTAGCGCCAGATGACCGCCTGGTGTTTCAACCGCGCGCAATAAAGCTTTCCGTCTTGGCTCGTGAAGTAGAGCATGCCGTTGGCGACCGCCGGAGCCGACATGATCGGGCCGCCGACTATGGCGCGCCACTTTAGCTTTCCCGTCGCGGCGTCGATCGCGAACATCTTGCAATTCTTGTTGCCGACGTAGACCACGCCGTCGGCGACGACCGGCGAGCCGGTGACCGCGGCGTCCGTTTTGAAACTCCATCTCTGCCAGCCGGTCTTTATCGAGACCGCGTAGACGAAGCCGTCGTTCGAGCCGAAGTAGACGGTATCGCCGTCGGTGGCGGGGGAGCTCTGTACGCCGCTGTGCGTCGTGAATCTCCATATCAGCCCGCCGGTCTCCGCGTCGAGGCAGTAGAGTCTGCTGTCGTAGCTTCCGAAATAAACTCTGCCGTTCAAGACGGCCGGCGACGTCGTGATCCAGTTCTCCGCTTTGAAACGCCACAAGTCATTTCCGGCCGCGTCTACGGCGCAGAAGTCGCCGTCGTTCGTGCCGAAGTAAAACTTCCCCTTGTAGGCCGCCGGAGATGAGGCTATGGCCTGCGACGCTTTGACCGCCGTCCATTCGCGCCGTCCGGAGAAGCGCTGTACGGGATAATTCCCCTCTTGATTCGCGCCCGTGCGCAGGGCGTTGTTCTTGAAGGTCGGCCAGTCCTGCGCGCAGGCGGCCGAAGCTGCGGCTATGATGACGGCGGCCGCTGCCGCCGCTTTGAAGAGATGTTTCGCTGTCATGTCGCTATACTTCCTTTCGTATTAGTTTTCGTCTGTTTCGGCCGCGCGGCGCAAAGCGGCTCAGCCTGCATAGTCCCCGCGGTCGGACACGACCTCGTAGCCTATCGCGTCCATACTTTTCTTTACCGATTCATACGCCGCTTCGGTCTCCGCGTCCGCGTTGAGCTTGTTGTCGTAGAGCATATATTTCCTGCGCACAGACATAGGGGAGATATTCGGCATGACCACGTTGCATCCCGCGAGCACCCCCATTTCGCGCCCGTTGTTTTCGACCGTGCCGAGGGCGGTGGTGGCGGGCAGCAGGACCTTGGGATTCATCAGCCTCACTATCGCGAGCAGGAAGAGCGTGAGCTCCGCGGAGCCCGGCTTTTCGTGTGCGAATGGCGTCTCGTGGTGCGGGATGAAGGGCCCCATGCCCACCATCTGCGGCGCGAATTCTTTTATGAAAAGCAGGTCTTCGACGATATTGCCGACGGTCTGGTAGGGGGAGCCGACCATCGAGCCCGCACCGACCTGGTAGCCGATCTCCTTAAGATTGCGCAGGCATTCCATCCTGTTCGCGAGGGAAAGCTCGGCCGGGTGCAGCCTGCGGTAATGTTCGGGGTCCGCGCTCTCATGACGCAGCAGGTAGCGGTTCGCGCCGGCGTCGAAGAAGCGCTGATAGCTTTCGCGCGGCTTTTCACCGAGCGAGAGCGTTATCGCGCAGTCGGGATATTCGGCGCGGATCGACGCGACTATATCCGTCATTATATCGTCGGTGTAATACATGTCTTCGCCGCCCTGAAGGACGAAGGTGCGGAAGCCGAGCGAATGCCCCTCGCGGCAGCACTCCATTATGTCTTCTTTTGTAAGACGGTAGCGCTGCACCTTTTTGTTGCTCCTGCGGATGCCGCAGTAGAGGCAGTCGTTACGGCAGTAGTTCGTCATCTCTATCAGCCCGCGCACGAAGATCTTCTTTCCGTAGTATTCACAGGCCCTTTCTCGCGCCAGTCCGTATAACATGCGCGCGCTCTCCCCGCTTCTGTTTTCGATGATGAAGCGCAGCTCGTCGCGTGTGGCATCCGCGGTTTTGTAAATAGATTCGATAATGTCGGCTGACTTCACGTTTCCAACTCCCGCACGAAAATCTCCCTCCGGAGGCAATTATATCTCATTTCGATATGAAAATCTTCCGCAAGAAAAAACGGGCCCCCGAAGGGGCCGCGTTTATGACGAACTATCTTTCGAGCAGCTTTCCGACGAGAGCGGTGAATTTCTTTCCGTCGGCGACCGGCTCTCCGTCGGCTATAGAGGCGAGCCCGTAAAGAAGGTTGGACCAGTCTACGGCGTCGAAGCCCTCCTTTTCGGATTCCAGAGCTATCTTTTTGATCAGCGCGTTGTCGGCGTTGATCTCCATTACGCGCTTTTCTTCCGGCACTTCCTGTCCCATGGACTTGAAGAAGTTCCTCATCTGCGGCGATATCTCCTCGCCCTTCTGCACGAAGCAGACGGGGGAATCTACGAGGCGGTCGGAAATTTTCACGTCCTCGACGAGGGCGCCGAGGGCGTCCTTTATCTTCTTGACGAGCCCGCTCTTTTCGATCTCCACGTTATTCTTTTCCTCTTTCTTCTCTCCCTCAGGCAGGCTGAGATTCTCCGCCGCGGCCGATACGAAATCATATTTATCGTATTTGCGCGCGTGATTTACCCATATCTCGTCCACCGGGTCGCTGAGCAGCAGCACGTTCACGCCCTTCTTCTTGAAAGCCTCGAGTTTCGGCGAGTTTTGCAGATTCTTCAGCGAGGAGCCCGTCAAATAATATATTTTGTCCTGCCCCGCCGGCATGTTGACGATATAGTCCTCGACGGAAGTCTTTTTGCCCTCGGAGCTCTCAAATACGCAGAGCTTTATCAGCTCGTCGCGGTGGCGCAGGTCTGAGATGATGCCCTCCTTGAGGACGATTCCGAAGGTCTGCCAAAATTTTGCGAATTCCTCGCCCTTTTCCTTCTTCATCTTCGCGAGCGTGTCGAGTATCTTTCTGACGAGGCTGCTCTTTATCTGAGACGCCATCCTGTCCTGCTGCAACATCTCGCGCGAGACGTTGAGCGACAGGTCTTCGGAATCTACCACGCCCTTTACGAAGCGCAGGTACTGCGGTATGAGCTCCTTGCAGTCGTTCATTATGAAGACGCGGCGGATGTAGAGCTGGACGCCGTGCCTGCCGTCCTGGTAGAAGAGATCCATCGGCTGGCGCGACGGGATGAAGAGCAGCGCCGTGAACTCACATGTCCCCTCGGCCCTGTAGTAGATGCGTTCCATCGGATCCTCCCAGTCGTGGGAGATGTGGCGGTAGAACTCGTTGAATTCTTCGTCTTTGATATCCTTCTGAGGGCGCGTCCAGAGGGCCTTCATGGAGTTCACCGGCTCTTCTTTTTCGTCCTCCTTCTTCTCCCTGCCCTTTTCCGTCAGATATATCGGGTAGCTGACAAAGTCGGAGTATTCCCTGATTATGCCGCGGATCGTCCATTCCGATAGATAATCCTTGAGTTCTCCTTCCTCCTCGTCTTTCTTTTCATCTTTTTTGATATGAAGAGTTATCGTGCTGCCGTTCGACGCGCGGCTGCCGTCGTCGATAGTGAAGGTGCCGTCGCCGGTCGATTCCCACTTCCACGCCTTATCCTCGCCGGCCTTCATCGTGTCGACCGTCACGTTGTCGGCCGCGATGAAAGCGGAGTAGAAGCCGACGCCGAACTGCCCGATGAGATTGCCGGCGCTGCCGCTCTTCGCTTCCTGCATCGCGCGGATGAATTCGTTAGTGCCGCTCTTCGCTATAGTGCCGAGGAAGGAGACGAGCTCCTCTTTGTTCATGCCTATGCCGTTGTCTGAGAAGGTCAACGTTCCGCTCTCTTTATCTATCGTGACGTCAATGCGCCCGTTCTTTGCGTATCCGGCGAGCTCAGGCTTGCTCAGGCTTTCGATGCGCAGCTTGTCTATGGCGTCGGATGCGTTGGATATGAGCTCGCGCACGAATATGTCGGGGTTCGAGTAGACTGAGTTTATCATCAGCTCCAGGACCTGTTTTGCC
This genomic window contains:
- a CDS encoding ABC transporter ATP-binding protein, which gives rise to MALLEVRDLTMKFGSLLANSDVSFEVEKGTIVGLIGPNGAGKTTLFNCVAGLYKPTSGRVVFKGVDVTNLPAYKMARLGVARTFQVVRPLKEMTVFENIMVGAYMRTSDSSKAAAAAERCMELCFLGDDRDRPAGGLTIGNKKRLEVARALATGPELLLLDEAVAGLTSTEIKEMVEVIVRLRREGITILMVEHIMEAIMPIADKIVVLASGKKIAEGAPADIVKDPVVTTAYFGEKFSKRLKERKEGA
- a CDS encoding ABC transporter ATP-binding protein, whose amino-acid sequence is MAAMLEVKDIHCSYDHVPVIQGVSLEVNEGEIVAILGANGAGKSTTMRTIAGLMHPTSGSITFNGIDITKMPASSSIKRGLSYVPEGRRLFAKLTVRENLELGAFTSADRTGVAERLEEMFELFPILKSRAAQTAETMSGGEQQMCAIARGLMSRPKLIMLDELSLGLQPSLVEKVFETVREIRKRGVTILLVEQMVQEALEISDRGYVLQTGRIVHQGTAKELLNSDEVRRAYMGM
- a CDS encoding FmdE family protein, whose translation is MERELLYRKCIEFHGHECGGLLLGFRAALCAMEQFGIEAPSEDEEIVCVTENDACGVDAIQALLSCTAGKGNLIFRLRGKQAFTFFDRKSGKSFRIILKERAFASKEEKRKFMREAESEEIFDVQRAKIETPPPAEIYRSQKCARCGELTAEPWLRVKDGEFLCADCFERA
- a CDS encoding NAD(P)-dependent malic enzyme; its protein translation is MKEDIFSKSLDMHRKLRGKLDIRCRKDIENVRDLALVYTPGVAEPCRAIARDENELWNVTIKNNLVAVVTDGTAVLGLGDIGPAASMPVMEGKSCLFKRFAGIDSIPLAISTKDVNEFVNVVSKIAVSFGGINLEDISAPRCFEIESRLQQELDIPVFHDDQHGTAVIALAAYKNALRLTGRSLAGSRLVINGAGAAGSSIARYFLAAGVEDIIMCDVNGALCEGYPQGLNPAQVELSKVTNPEKKRGGLADVIKGADAFLGVSRPGLLTGDMVRSMAKEPVVFAMANPTPEIFPDEAFAAGAAVVATGRSDFPNQVNNCLGFPGIFRGALDVRARRINEEMKLAASEALASLVTDAELSKDYIIPSALDERVVPAVARAVAEAARRTGAARL
- the lysA gene encoding diaminopimelate decarboxylase encodes the protein MFLQKDEAFQLLADFGSPLYVYSEGILRERCGELLEAFEGRIKPSFSAKANSNLHLLRIIREEGIGADAVSPGEIFILERAGFESGEIFYICNNASEEELRFAIDRDILVSVDSLSQLETFGRINRGGSVALRINPGVGAGHCDKVVTAGCGTKFGIDPACCGEAKKIIAKYELKLIGINQHIGSLFLDAGPYVKAAGILLSIVLKHFPGLDFVDFGGGFGVPYKEGERRLDFGALRDGLFPLMDSFVERYDNKYVHFKCEPGRYIAAECGLLLGTVNAVKESFGKRYVGTDLGFNVLMRRVLYNSYHEARLLRRGAAVQRSAVLADVVGDICESGDVIAESRPVGDARKGDVIAVENAGAYGYSMASNYNSRMRPAEVLMTQRGEFKLIRAADTLESLLANF
- a CDS encoding beta-alanine-activating enzyme beta-propeller domain-containing protein, which gives rise to MTAKHLFKAAAAAAVIIAAASAACAQDWPTFKNNALRTGANQEGNYPVQRFSGRREWTAVKASQAIASSPAAYKGKFYFGTNDGDFCAVDAAGNDLWRFKAENWITTSPAVLNGRVYFGSYDSRLYCLDAETGGLIWRFTTHSGVQSSPATDGDTVYFGSNDGFVYAVSIKTGWQRWSFKTDAAVTGSPVVADGVVYVGNKNCKMFAIDAATGKLKWRAIVGGPIMSAPAVANGMLYFTSQDGKLYCARLKHQAVIWRYDAKAQIESSPLVHNGRVIFGDISGKVTAVDANSGAELWKVDTGASVFSSAAALGDKIYIGSNSDSLYELDAGSGSVSWSVPLDGDVVAAPAVTAERIIAVTSGGSVCSIR
- the hydE gene encoding [FeFe] hydrogenase H-cluster radical SAM maturase HydE, producing the protein MKSADIIESIYKTADATRDELRFIIENRSGESARMLYGLARERACEYYGKKIFVRGLIEMTNYCRNDCLYCGIRRSNKKVQRYRLTKEDIMECCREGHSLGFRTFVLQGGEDMYYTDDIMTDIVASIRAEYPDCAITLSLGEKPRESYQRFFDAGANRYLLRHESADPEHYRRLHPAELSLANRMECLRNLKEIGYQVGAGSMVGSPYQTVGNIVEDLLFIKEFAPQMVGMGPFIPHHETPFAHEKPGSAELTLFLLAIVRLMNPKVLLPATTALGTVENNGREMGVLAGCNVVMPNISPMSVRRKYMLYDNKLNADAETEAAYESVKKSMDAIGYEVVSDRGDYAG
- the htpG gene encoding molecular chaperone HtpG; the encoded protein is MAEKREFQSEAKQVLELMINSVYSNPDIFVRELISNASDAIDKLRIESLSKPELAGYAKNGRIDVTIDKESGTLTFSDNGIGMNKEELVSFLGTIAKSGTNEFIRAMQEAKSGSAGNLIGQFGVGFYSAFIAADNVTVDTMKAGEDKAWKWESTGDGTFTIDDGSRASNGSTITLHIKKDEKKDEEEGELKDYLSEWTIRGIIREYSDFVSYPIYLTEKGREKKEDEKEEPVNSMKALWTRPQKDIKDEEFNEFYRHISHDWEDPMERIYYRAEGTCEFTALLFIPSRQPMDLFYQDGRHGVQLYIRRVFIMNDCKELIPQYLRFVKGVVDSEDLSLNVSREMLQQDRMASQIKSSLVRKILDTLAKMKKEKGEEFAKFWQTFGIVLKEGIISDLRHRDELIKLCVFESSEGKKTSVEDYIVNMPAGQDKIYYLTGSSLKNLQNSPKLEAFKKKGVNVLLLSDPVDEIWVNHARKYDKYDFVSAAAENLSLPEGEKKEEKNNVEIEKSGLVKKIKDALGALVEDVKISDRLVDSPVCFVQKGEEISPQMRNFFKSMGQEVPEEKRVMEINADNALIKKIALESEKEGFDAVDWSNLLYGLASIADGEPVADGKKFTALVGKLLER